Proteins encoded in a region of the Ignavibacteria bacterium genome:
- a CDS encoding toxin-antitoxin system toxin subunit, producing MELSKSEIINKLKDEKKFLEKEFGVISIGLFGSYAREENQIDSDIDLLVELKSVCFDDFAGIQLYLESLFDRKVEIILKNNYLRPSFVNRIKRNIVYA from the coding sequence ATGGAACTTTCAAAATCAGAAATAATTAATAAGCTTAAGGATGAAAAGAAATTTCTCGAGAAGGAATTTGGTGTCATCAGTATTGGGCTTTTTGGTTCCTATGCGAGAGAGGAAAATCAAATTGATAGCGATATTGATTTACTTGTTGAACTGAAAAGTGTGTGCTTTGATGACTTTGCAGGAATTCAGCTTTACTTAGAGTCATTGTTTGACAGAAAAGTCGAAATCATATTAAAAAACAACTATCTAAGACCAAGCTTTGTAAATAGAATCAAAAGAAACATTGTTTATGCCTGA